The window gaggatgttagggtatgaaaagggaaggtttgatgaagcttttgtcgaaattgtggctggaaagcataaagaatgagttgtgtacatccatttgaaatgaaGAGGTGCATTTTGTCTCAATCTTGGATGACACCTCGTGCTTAAGTGAGGTGCTTACTCACAAAACTCATTTCCAGCCCTCCACAAGTCTAATTTGATCAATTAAGGAcatattcattcattcatttaagtcctaacccaattaaccaatcgttacatcttaacgacacactaatcgtctactaatcgcatgataatcgcattatgcatacgaaaCTTCCAATGCCAAttagatgaatctaaaatgtatgtattcaaccatgaaaacatatatgaatgtgggaagatgtatatgttagggttttagggatgttacactatctttctcctttaaatagatgtagCAAAGGAAAGATAGGGCATAAGGTTTATGAttggatattttatttttagaatagaAAGTCACTCTTTAAGATGGAGAATAGAGCTCCAATGGAGTTCCTCGTTGTATCAAGAACTTCTgattgctcactgctcgatatgagtgagtaatccattttgaatagGCACGGCCAGTTCgagccggttatgtaagttcTATAACTCTTTAAATGAAtgtttagtattttgccaatgatgtgttgatgagGTTCTTTATTCATGTGCTTCGGCATatatgcatgtgatagatgaatgttaggacactacctgcatcttcactgatatctctatcaatctcacaacctcgaagcagacatgttagatggttgtgtcaaaggtTTTCCTAACGGAAATGTATctttgatcttaatgcaagagagaaagttcctttaggacgctattggctctagtaaatcttaggaacttaagaacacacgaaagttgacttaagtgggcattaaagctgatactttgattTCATTGGTAATGTAATAAATTCATTGGAGAGTTGTATGGTCTTgcacaacctgttcggcagtgcCTAGCCTATTTTATCCCTTAAACTGTCTTCTATTTTATCCTACATAACTTTAGCACTCTTTTGTCTTAACTGACAACAATCAATCATTCAATCCAACTACGAAGATAACTTTACTCacacacacactgtttagcaacgatttcctcatataattttggatctcaatccctgtggagacgatacttgacttatcactttattacttgtatctagtacacttgctagagtcactTCAGAGGACAACAAGAGCCAAGTCGTTTTCCATTTGGAGACTTCTTCTTGGAAATGGTTCAACCTTGCCCACAATAAGAAACAATGGAATTCAACGATAGGAGATTTGAAAAGAAAGAGTCTTCTATGAATGGATTTAGAGAAGCTCTCATGGAGCAGAATGCAAGGCACAACGCAAACATGAGAGTGGTCATGGATGAAGAAATTTTTTTGGGTATGATTTATATGTGGAGAATGCCAATGTGAGAGGAGGATATGGGGGAAACTCTGAGAGATATGATGCGTTCAAGTTCAAAATAGATTTACCCCCATTCGTGGGTGAACTTGATATTGAAGGATTTCTTGTCTGGTTACTGGAGCTTGAAAGGTTCTTCGAGTATGCTGGAATACCGGATGAAAGGAAGGTTTGGCTTGTGGCATATCGGTTAAAGGGTGgtgcatcagtttggtgggaccacgtgaaaaaaaaacgaaaaaaggAGGAAAGGAACCGATACGATCTTTGCTACAGATGAAAGCTATGATGAGGGAACGATTCTTACCGCCTAACTATGAGCAGTACATATACATTTCATATCGAAATTGTTCACAAGGCACTAGAAATGTGCATGAATATACTTCAgagttcttgcggctttcgGTAAGGCCTAACTTGTCTAAAACTGAAAGTCGAAAGACTTCAAGATATCTTGAAGGACTGAGATATAATATCCAGTACCGAATCGAAACATAAATGGTCATACGAGTACAAGATGTTACCGAAGACCTGCTGGTGATAGTCCATATGGTGGAAAAGAAGCTTCCAAAGGATTAGATAAAAGAGAGAATGTAGCTGGCTCCGGCGGAACTAAAGCTCGATGGTGAATAGAGCACCTAGTGGGGATACCAGGACTTACAGGAGGGCACAACCACCTCCTAAGGGAAACAACCCTTATGTTAAACCAATGTTGTTCAAATGTTTCAGATACAATGAACAAAGGCACCAATCCAATGAATGTCCGAAGCAACGAAGTTCTAATATGATAGAACGATATGAAGATGATTAGGAGGAAGATGATGTGTTTTGTGAGCCGATTAAAGATGAGGATGATGGAGGCGATGATGATGGTCATGTAGTTCATATGGTGATGCGCTTATTAGTCTCTAACCGAATTGAAGAGAACTAGTGACACCAACTCTTTCGTACTCTTTGTTTGGTGCAATGGGAGAAGTGTAATGTGATAattgatagtgggagccaagagaacatcatTAGTGATATTGCGGCTTAGAAGTTCGGTTTAGTGTTAGAAGTACACCTGAAGCCCTATAGTGTCGGGTGGTTCAAGAGCGTGGAAGAGCTGAAGGTGACTCAATGATGCAAGGTACCTCTTGCCATTGGGGAATACTATGACGAGGTCTACTGTGATGTAGTGGATACGAAGGTAAAGAAGAAAGCCATGTTGATTGTTTGTCCCACTCACAAGGCGTTTATCAACAAATGTGAGGAAAGTCACATAGTTTATGTAGTAATGGTTAAAGCCAATGGAAATTCACCctaagaagatgaagaaagggAAGTTCCAAATGAATTTAGCTGAATGCTCGAAGGCTATAAAGATCTCTTTCTCGAAGAGCTACCTCAGCGCTTACCACCTCTTTCGCTAATTCAGCATCACATCGATCTTGTACCAAGGGCTAGTTTGCCTAGTTTACCTTATTATAGAATGAGTCCTAGAGAAAGTGAAATCATAAAGGGAAAGTTGAAGATTTGGTTATGAGATACGTTAGAGAAAGCAGGAGTCCATGTGCAATCTCAGCTTTACTCATCCCAAAGAAAGATGGTTCTTGGCGAATACGTGTGGACAGTTGGgccattaacaagatcaccattcAGTATAAGTTCTTGGCGAATACGTGTGGACAGTTGGTTCAAAGGTCTTTTCCAAGATCGACTTGAGGAGTGGATATCATCAAATCCGCATTAGAGCTAGTgatgagtggaagactgccTTTAAAACCAGGGATGAGTTGTAcgagtggctagtgatgccattcgggaGGACGAATGCGTCCAATACTTTTATGCGATTAATGAACCAAGTACTCCCACCTGTGATTGGAAAATTCGTGGTGGTTTATTTCAATGATATAGTTATTCATGGTAAGAGCTTGGAAGAACATGTGGAGCATTTGGGTCTACCTATAACTTCCATCATATACTCattcaaattaaaattacaCTCCGTCTACATATAACTTCTCCACTTTTcctaattttttattgaaactATTTCTACcactaatttttcttttttttaaaaaaaaaaaataaaagaaattgataaatatttgaacaattgAAAGGACAAATATACGGCATGAAAAACACATAGAAAATCTCGTTCTAAATTCAACACAAACAGCTGTTATGGTGGTCCTCAGTCCACGCAAAATatgttaatttttaataatttctcaatttCAAATATTGTCTAAcaaattattgatatgattgaaaACTGAAATATAGctttcaatttattttcaaagtggcaatgaaattaaaaaaaaatgcatttaaTTTCGACATCAATAAttgattttctttattttaatcAGATTTGAAAGATaccaatttaattaataaatataattaaggaTGTTTAGTTATGTTTAAAGCTAGCTACCATACCAAACTAGGTTCGCTCGATCAATTTATATTAAGTAGAGTTCAATGTATCCAACATAAAGTTTATGCATCAATttaatttaggcttaatacatcatttgcacctgaacttgtccaaaatgattGATTgaccctctgaactttcaaagtgtcttgatagtccattgaacttgtataaaatgttcagttagccccctgaacttgcgtaaaatgtaatcaattaatcattcggttgtaaaaaagtaagtcaaatacgaaagatatgttacacgtgccttagaatgttattacatatttcacaaaatagattaaaacatgttaaaaaagaatttcttacttattcaactataaaacattttcttctctaatattataatcgcataccccacctttgtcattttacttttttaaatgcgtgcaacatatcttccgcatttaacttatttttttacaactgGGTGAttgattgattacattttatgcaagttcagggggctaactaaacattttatgcaagttcaagggcctatcgagacactttgaaagttcaggggaccaatcaaccagttcagggggcaaattgTGTATTAAGGCTTTAATTTATATACTAAATcatttattagtccctacatTTTTACTTAATAATACACTGTTTAAttctcgtattttaataatttagtcTTTAACTTTTATTATATTCAAGAGGTTAGTCCATTAGGGTGagactaaactgttgaatagaATAACATAGAGTGagactaaactgttgaatagaataaaagttaagtgactaaacagtgtattatTAAATACGAgcactaaacagtgtgttagataAAAATTTAAGGACTAATGAATCAtttaccaaatttataaattaatgttttattttattaacacctatctaaaactataaaaaaaattaatactaatAATAAATGATTTTCTTAACTAAAATTGACTCAAATACTAAGATGTGGACTAATTTACtagaaaaaaactcatttttaatatatttgaatTTGTTTGGAAAATGATGTTTTTATTCTATGTTTATGTAAAGGAAGATTGCTTCCAAGTTGCAAGtgaattatgtatatttatttatttaaattaaaaaaatgattttcaattgttacatttttttttataaacaattgaaatacaagtctaaatatataatattatatgcATTTTCTCtattaaaaaaacacaaacaGAGTTGCAAAAAATTCCATACCtttttcttataattttttttttagaaaacatATAACTATTATAGTTACAAAATTGCTATTTTCATTAAATAAGCATGTGCTTTAATGTCAAGAAGAAGTTCAATAATTACactaaagaaaaaaagaaagacaaCAATATATCTTTGAAAAGAAGCCACTCTCCATATTATAAGTATATCATATTtctttaacaaaagaaaaaggataAATCTtgcaatataaaataaattaggaTAAATTACACATTTGGTCCCTCAAGTTTAGTCCTACTTTTTATGGTCCCTAAACTCAAAAACCACACATAAAAGTCACTTAAATTTGATATTTTCTAAcataaaagtgaaaaaatgattattcaaaattttgaaaaataaaaaatatggtttcaggAGAAATTTGGATCTAAGTGACTTTACTTCTGTTAAACTTTTTACCATTTTGAGATCGCCAACgatcattttgagatcgttttTGAGATCGTTTACTTTTATATTAGTAAAAGGCGAAATTCAGAGATTTTCATATCCGGTTAGGGACCataatgtaatttacccaaagaaATTAGGCATGATAATTTCATGGAAcatacattaattaattaattaatttttgcaATGGGACCAATTTAGCGTACACCGGCCTTCCAAATTCATAAGCATATAAACTTTTTTGATTAAGTTGCAATATTTGAATAGAAAAATTATTCCTTTTTGTTTGTTATTgtttttgaattatttttcaaattagtGGGTGTGATTGGACAattttttaatcaaaaaaattgtatttttatGAACAGAATGTCCCCTAATTTATACACACTATGATCTTCTTTTTAAGATTAcaatttctcaatccaaaaatttttttttttaaaaaaaagatataaagtTAGTTTCTTGGAAGCCACTCTATGAGCTTGTTCTTacttaatatatacatatccaatttcattttctagaaatccccaaattgaaattgaacCCTTCATCTTCAAGCCAATCTCTCTTTTTCTActaattcaatttttaaaattgtttaatttcATGCTTACCTTTtgagaaattttaatttttgtctgTTTCTGTGATTCTTCTGTCTCTATAAAGCTGTATTTCAGAgtttgaaattgagtgaaaatggCGGAAATAGCTAAGTATCCAATGGAACACCAACAGGAACAGGGTTGTGGTTTGATCGGAGGATTTCTCGGTCGCCGGAGTTTCTGGCACCGGAAAACGCCAGTGTATTCACTTCCTACTGATTCTGATGATTCAAAAAAGCCTCCGCCTGTTCTTAATTCAAAGCAGAGAACCAAATCCGAGCCTGCAAAAACGTCGCCAAAATTAGGCGAAAAACACTGCCGAAGGCATAGCCTAGTTGATCCCCCGAGGAATTCGGCTTCTCATAAGCCGAAAAATGAGGGCAGGAGATCATTAGATGCTGCGAGAACTTCGACGTCGTCTTCGAGTCATGTCACGCAGACGAAATCATCGGAGAGCAGAGCGTTGGTTCGAGCTACGTCGAGTAATGTAATGGTAATACGCGAATTGGGGAACTTGAGACAGCTCGGTAACGGAAGTATAGCCGCTAGTAATAGTCCGAggaccgtggaaaatgttcatAAGCATGTTCAAGAAGTAACTTCTATTACTCCGAGATCAGCTAACAGCTACAGCAAACTGGGGGGCTCTGGGGTTGTTATGGGCAACATTGTGAGGCAGTCGAGTGGCGAGATTCGACATTGTTCGAATAGAATGGACGCGGAGGCTTTGAAGAATATGGGAAATGATAAGTACAAACAAGGAAGATTTGAAGAGGCATTGGGGTTCTATGATCGGGCGATTTCTCTTGATTCGAGTAAGGCAACGTATCGGAGCAATAGAAGTGCTGCTTTGATTGGATTAGGCCGTCTTATGGATGCTGTTGCCGAGTCTAAAGAAGCTATTAGGCTTGATCCATCTTACCAACGAGCTCATTACCGCTTAGCAACACTATACTTCAGGTAGTAAATATATACCTTTAATTTGTTCGAAAATTACAACATGAATTAGGGAGTCACAAAAGGTCGAACGAccccaaaaaatttaaaataaacgcGAGAAAGCCGTCAGTAAATATATAATTCCGTCATTAATTTCATCGATTTAGTATTCCCGACAGAATATCTGACAGAAATAGCCGTTTGTGATGCTTAGTCCCAAAGAACTCTGTAGTTTTAACAAAATTTTGTCCATTAACTCCGAGTATTTGTTTTTAGCTCCGTCACTTCAGGTGTCCTAATCAAGATTTGTTACTTCGATACAGATTAGGAGAACCGGAGAAAGCGTTGCATCTCTATAAACAATCTGGCCAATATGCAAAGTCCGAAGACATTACACAAACACAAGTATTGCAGAAGCACCTCAGCAAGTGTATCGAAGCTCGAAAATCGAAAGAATGGAACACTCTACTGAAGGAGACCGATCTTTCAATTTCCTCCGGTGCTGATTCATCGCCACAGGTCCGTTTTCGCATTCATTTAAACCTAATAAACCGATCGAATTACGCAGAATAATCATACTTATCCCCACAGGTTTATATAATGCAAGCTGAGGCCCTATTGAGACTCTTCAGGCATGAAGAGGCCTACAAAGCCTACCGAAGGGGCCCGAATTTCAGCATTGAGTCTTGCACAAAATACTTCGGTGTAGCTGCTACGTGCCATCTATTAACCATCCGAGCACACATTTACATGGCTGCTGGCAGATTTGAGGATGCTGTAGCAGCAGCAGAGGAAGCAGCTCGACTCGAACCGAGCAATAGAGAGATTGCCACATTGGTACAAACAGCTAGAGGAGTAGCATTAGCGAGATTGAGCGGTAACATACTTTATAAGGCAACGAAATTCGTCGAGGCGTGTGTTGCATATAGTGAAGGACTAGAACATGATCCTTATAACTCAATTTTGCTATGCAATCGAGCTGCGTGTCGATCGAAACTTGGGCAATTCGAAAAGGCGGTTGAAGACTGCACCATTGCTCTTAGATTGCAGCCTAATTATAGCAAGGCTAGGCTTAGAAGGGCTCATTGCA of the Euphorbia lathyris chromosome 7, ddEupLath1.1, whole genome shotgun sequence genome contains:
- the LOC136201020 gene encoding TPR repeat-containing thioredoxin TTL1-like — encoded protein: MAEIAKYPMEHQQEQGCGLIGGFLGRRSFWHRKTPVYSLPTDSDDSKKPPPVLNSKQRTKSEPAKTSPKLGEKHCRRHSLVDPPRNSASHKPKNEGRRSLDAARTSTSSSSHVTQTKSSESRALVRATSSNVMVIRELGNLRQLGNGSIAASNSPRTVENVHKHVQEVTSITPRSANSYSKLGGSGVVMGNIVRQSSGEIRHCSNRMDAEALKNMGNDKYKQGRFEEALGFYDRAISLDSSKATYRSNRSAALIGLGRLMDAVAESKEAIRLDPSYQRAHYRLATLYFRLGEPEKALHLYKQSGQYAKSEDITQTQVLQKHLSKCIEARKSKEWNTLLKETDLSISSGADSSPQVYIMQAEALLRLFRHEEAYKAYRRGPNFSIESCTKYFGVAATCHLLTIRAHIYMAAGRFEDAVAAAEEAARLEPSNREIATLVQTARGVALARLSGNILYKATKFVEACVAYSEGLEHDPYNSILLCNRAACRSKLGQFEKAVEDCTIALRLQPNYSKARLRRAHCNAKMERWENSIEDYEMLIRESPADEEVGRALFEAKIQLKKQRGEDTKDLKFGSNLVFISSNELFRYYVTSPGMSVVLFCNKENHGQVLDLMEQVCKRFPSVNFLKVEVEDHPYLAKSERVRCVPSFKIYKNGTRVKEISGINSSHLLEKSVKLYSS